The sequence aaattaaatctcaAACTTCTTTTGTTAGCTGTGGTGTCCCCCAAGGTTCTGTCCTAGGTCCCCTATTGTTCCTAATTTAACTTCTCCAACTTGGTAATATTTTCTCCAAATATGGTATTAAATTccactgttacgctgatgatacacAACTTTATGTATCCACAAACCCTGATTCCACTTTTCCACCTGCCTGTCTTACCAACTGCCTTCACGAAATTAAAGTTTGGTTTTCTGCCAACTTTCTCAAACTAAATGGCAGTAAGACTGAAGTACTCCTTATTGGCATTAAATCTATTCTCTCTAGGTCCGGCAGTTTTTTATCCATTGATGGTTCTTccgttttttctgttttcttctgCTTTTCACCTCTCGCATTGACTACTGTAATTCTCTTTTATTTGGTTTACCACCCAAATCTCTTCATAAACTTAAACTGTTTCAGAATTCTGCTGCTCGTATCATAACCCGGACTCCATATATACAACATATTACACCATCACTTTAACAGCTGGATTGGCTTCCTATCAAATTCCGGATTGAATTTAAAATTCTTCTCCTCAATTACAAATCTCTTCATAACCTCTCTCCACCTTACCATTCAGATCTTTTACAGCCTTACATTCCTTCTTGAACTCTCTGCTCTTCTTCTTTGGGTCTCCTTCATACACCTTCTGCTCATCTAACCACAATGAGCCATAGGGCCTTTAGCTTTTCTCCTCGCCTTTGGAATTCTCTCCCAGCCAACATCCGTGATTCAGACTCGTTATCTCAATTTAAAGTTAAACTTAAGACTCATTTATTCAGAATAGCTAATCCTTCATGATTACTGTGTGCACTCAAGTCTAgcacttcttttttttgttattcttACAGCTGTCATGTTTTGTAATTGCTGCCTTTTACTTATTGTTATTGGCATTtactgttatttattattttaatattgttctCGTTGCTATTTCATCTTGTTGTATAATTGAGTGATTTGAAAGGCgcctaaaataaaatgtattattgttatttttacaaCACTAACGCCATGAAGCAGTGTCTTGTCCCTCTCTCAGGGAActgggttacatacgtaacttGAAACATTTATAGTTCTGAAAGCAACAGTAGGTTTTCATAATACAATGAACCCATTTACCTCAAACaatcaagaaaaaaatattttatacaatataaacCATCATAAGCAAAGTGCATAATAAAATAGTTCAAACTCACTTTTAGTGTTCATGGAAACAGCAATGGCATTCTCCAGTCCTTTATGATGAACGAGACATTTGACAGAGACATCCTTCAGGAGTCCAGCCTGGATGGTCAATGTACTGATGACTAGAGTCGTCCCATCACTCTGCTGGATAGTGGTGGTCACAGGGGAACCAATGGTCCGGTCATTCCCCTCGACATTCCATACTATTTCAGCCTGTGGCCGGGCGACGGCAGTACAGTTAGCCTCAATCACTCCGGGAGATGCGGTCTTGTAACTTACTTGAGGTTTGGGCAggactgtaaatatatatgatacatgtaaatatatatgataCAGGATATAGGTTTTGTGTCTTACTCCCAGAGAGTTTAGtctgtaaaacattttaaacattttatttattaaaaattcataGCTACATGTGAATGACCATCAGTGGAGATAGATGACATGGACCTGCAGATTGAGCAGTTACAGCATCCAGGGTCATAACCACCATAACATTAGAAATAGCCAAACTGTCCCCACAACATTTGATATTCCAGATGCTACTCTGTTTGTTGTTAGGAtgacaaattattaaaaatgtaaattttaagCTGGATATACTTCACTGACCACACAACATGCATGGAAAACTGAGCGATAACTTTAGATGATGGTTACTGGCTTAAGTAATCACTTGTTTTAAGCTGATTTGCCTCAGCAATCTAACTGTACTCatctatataaaaatgtttgagACGggcaatcaaatcaaagaaggcAGAATTTACCATTCACAGGTACAGAACATGAATTCCAGATGCTTCAGTTTTTAACAATGAAAGAGTGCAAGGTAAGATTTAAGTagatttaagatttattttttatttttttatttttttttcaaatatgaaTGGCGTGTAACAGACAGTTTAGAGAAGTAAAAACATTCAGTATACAAAACATATTCTTAAAGCTCCTCCTAGTGGTCATCATATAAAACATAAAGGAAAAGAACTTGACAGCTTTAACTAAAAACAAATCCAGCTCAATGTATGCAGCTCACTGTTTTGAATgatattcaaaatgtaaattataactAAACGTGTCGAGATAAACATTTTGCCGTTCAGCGTTTTCGGcgatatactgtatgtataggCATAAGAATAAGAGTATTTTGTGCACAGCATCTACCAGTAGGGTGCCAATGGAGCCATGCTAAAAAGCCAAGACTTGACCCCTTGATCCCAACACATAATCATGCATTGACTCTACTCAATGATAACCATTTGTGTTGGCTTGAGCAATAGTTGGCTTTGTACATAAACAGATCTGCATGCCATCTCTGAGTGTTTACAGCCCACATAGTTTCGCCAGCATTTCAAAGCTACAGAGATGCCCATTCAAACCACATCACTGGCCCAAAAAGAGGTATATGCTTGTCACTCCAACAGAGGATAAGCAATTCACATTCTTACAAAACCATGACCCCAGAACCATTTAAGATTGGTATGAATAAGAGATGAGTGAATGTAATTAAGTGAAAAGTTGATctattgtcatcatttactcaccctcctaATTCTGAACCAGTATGACCTTCTTTCTTCTATGGAACAGAAAGGATAGTTGGAAGTCTTGCGGTTTTGGACCAACTGATCGAACCAAAAccattaatcaaaatatctgttCCAccgaagaaataaagtcatacaggtttggaacaacacaagggtaagtaaataaagtcagaattttccTTTGGGGGTAAACAATACCTATAAGTAATAATTGGTGGTTCTATATTCTAGTTTGAACAAATGCAATAGTACAGAGCAAAAGCAATAAGTGAACATAAATCTGAGAGAGACAGGGCAGGAGAACAAGAGCAGCACATAGAGAAAAGCACTGTGTTAGTGGAACAGTGACACAGTCATTCACTTTGGCCACAATCTGAATAAATCATAGATCTCACAGTCTCACCCTTCTACAATCAGTTTCTttcatatctctctctctctctctctctctctgactgtTGTCCTCATTTTCTTCAGTTCTGTGTGTTTAGCCTTGTCCTGCCCTCTCTACCACTCTGTGCTACAGCGCTACCAGCTGCATACACTGAGCTGGATTTGTGTTTCATTCAGTTTAGAGTCCAAAAATCAAATATTTAGTAGTGTATTTAGTTAAAGCTGTCAAGTTCTTTTCCTTTATGTTTTATGTGATGACCTCTAGGAGGAGCTCTTAGAATATGTTTTGTATTCTGGTTGTTTTTACTTCTCAAAACTGATTGTTTTGAGCATTCAAACATTCATATTTGGATCTGTGAACAACAAACCCTGCCTTCCTTGATATGATTGGCCATCATTTTGACACTGATGAGCGCTGTTAGCTCACTGAGACAGACCAGCctaaattttttaaaacttattGTCATCCTAACACTCAGAGGAGTCAAATATTGGCATTACCCAACTAATGAATATTTCACTGTAACAGTGGACTAAAACCCTGAGGAACTTACCAAAAATAGTAAGGCAACTTGTGGCACTCTTGATGCCATCCGGGTACGTGTGGAACTCACAGGTGTAGCAGGCCTCATCTTCAGCTCGGACCGGCCATAATGTGAGCTCTGTGTCAGACAGCGAAGGGTTCAAGCTCGCTCGGTCTACAAACTCTTCTTCAATTACAGGGTCACTTTGTTTTGCAAAAAATGCAACGTCACGGGATTCTGCTTTATTCACAATCTTCTTCCACAACACCTGCTTGACTTTCTCTGGTAGGGCATACCGACAGGCAAGAGAGGCTTGTTTACCACCCACTGCAGTCTTATTGCCCTCTGAGATCACTGTTGctgtaaaacaattaaaataagttACTAACAATGGCATGataaaataaacactgcattttaaactatataaatgtaatctgTTGTACACATGCTATATATACTACTACTGTGTCCCAAGACAAACTTAAGAATTAAACAATTAAGGTATTTAGGCTTGGAAGTCAGAGATCTTAGTGAGACTCAGTAGAGACGAATATTCAGGTCAATAGATATAGCTATTAAGAAAAGAATCCAGAATGCAACCCCCACATGATCAATAAAATTTAAAGAGTGAGGGAAGGACAGTAGTCACCACATCCTCTTTAGAAATGATTGGCAGAATATCCAATCCTGATAATTCTTCCTGATAATTTTCAGGGTTCATCTTTTGCCTAAAATGCTAAAATGAATAACAGCTCTGCTAGTTCTTTTCCCTTTGCTTCCCTGTTTTGTGCAAACTTGTTTAAGCTCCAGTTTGAAACCAGCCTTTGCAACAATTTCATGTGATACCGACAACTGTGAAGACTTCCAATGACACCAACTTTGGATCAACATACAAATTTTCCAACTATACCATCAAACTATCAAATATTATCCTTTTGTTGCAATATTATCctctattttataatatattcagtattgtatttattactACTATGTTGCCTAACATTCTGCGTAACTCAATACATGACGTCGTTATCTAACCCACATAACATGTATTGCATATTGTTGTTGTATTTATACACTCATCTCTGACTGATAACAGAATACTTCCTAATTTGTTAACAATGAAACAAGCATTTTCTGTAAATcagctttgaaacaatatgtattgtgaaaagcactatgcATATAAACttgaattgaattaaatcaCTATACAGTAGTAATgtgttttgttcctgaatgaatcagcatttttgaactaatttgtttttagtgaatgattcaatgacacatTCATTGATTAAGTCCTGAGTAAATTAGCATTTTTCAATGAATCAGTtgtgtgaatgattcaatgatttacTAATTACCACTTGTTGCCACCTATTGGTGTATCTGCAAAATGAGTCAATGAAAAATCCCCACCATCAAAGGTGGAgtaagttatttttcaaaaacactttGGAAGTTAGTCAGGCTGACACCAACAAAAACGtttaaccaatcagcattaggggatGTATGAATGTCGGGGAGACAAaatgagcaagagggagatttgaagaaaaactgcagaaagagagatgaggcacaatacaaaagagctcaataGAATATCACTGGGATGAAGGTTTATGATTGACCTGCATTAATAttaaagctttccagcgctggagagagctaagtgggactcagaggctgctttgattccgcTTCATATGTGAGAAACACTGGGTTTGAGTGTCATTGATCGTCTGTCGCTGCTGTGCTGTTAACGactaacaacaaactcttgtttgtatttaatCTTGTttatatgttaatttttttgtgcttccttgtcgtttGTTCATTATCTgctctttatttttaattaaaggtgacatcgaatgtttttttacacgatgtaatataagtctaaggtgtcccctgaatgtgtctgtgaagtttcagctcaaaataccccatagattttttttaaattcatttttttaactgcctattttggggcataattagaaatgcgccgttTCATGTTGCggtccctttaaatcgcgcactCTTCACCGctggagctcgtgcttgccttaaacagtgcataaacaaagtttacacagctaatataaccctcaaaatggatctttacaaagtgttcgtcatgtactgtatactgcatgcatgcgtcggattatgtgagtattgtatactgttatattgtttacatttgattctgaatgaatttgaggctgtgagacatggctaacggctaatgctacactgttggagagatttctgcaagtgtttaatattgaaaatagcgacggctcttgtctccatgaatacagtaagaaacgatggtaactttaaccacatttaacagtacattagcaacatgctaacgaaacatttagaaagacagtttacaaatatcactaaaatatcatgatatcatagatcatgtcagttattattgctccatctgccatttttcgctgttttccttgcttgcttacctagtctgatgattcagctgtgcacatccagatgttaatactggctgcccttgtgtaatgcctcgatcatgggctggcatttgcaaatattgttatgttgagattcgcctgttcttcggaggtcttttaaacaaatgagatttatataagaaggaggaaacaatggagtttgagactcactgtatgtcatttccatgtactgaactcttgttatttgactatgccaagataaattaaatttttaattctagggcaactttaaaacattatttgttgcTTGTCaactgtgataaacagacatccactcatattgcgtgtgtaacagtggccagatagtgagagttgtGTAAACCACTGCACACTGACGGCCGCTAGTGAATGCAGTGTTTAGCATTATTGTTAGTGCACATGCCTCACATGCCAGCAGCGATTGGGCTGGGGTTCGAGGCGGAAtcggagcagggtggttagggttggagggtgagttttggaggcggtgcaatgaagagaggtgtgggtttgtttgggatgatttcaaatatcaacattgtccaacagcgtttttgaaaaatggcttaccccacctttaattattaattaatgtgttGTTTGACTGTAGTCATGCTTACGTCAAACGGAAGTTGTGTAGATGCACTTTCCCAAAATATCTCAGCCAAGACTCACTTGTAACAGTAAGGCAGGTCTGTCCTTCCCTTGAGCCTCTTGGATAAACATCAAAGATGCAAGTGTAACAACCCTCATCCCTGTAGCTGACACGTTTGATAGTGATGGCGCTGGCATCTCGTGGAGAGGTTGCTAGCTCCACATGCTGTTGACCGCTCACGCTGTCTTGTTGACCAGGCTGGTAAGTGATTAACGTCTGGTTCTGCACGTCCAGCCAGCGGATCTGATGAACTGATTCTCCTTTAGCCTTGACAAGCGTACAGCTCAGAGTGAAGGGCTGTTCAACCATGGCCTCCAGACGTGCTGGAGCTGAGACCCTGCCTGAGACACAAAAATACTAAGACTTATCCAAATAAACCACTTACACACAGAACAATGAGATTACTGCAAATCACACACCTTGTAGTCTGGACACCATTACCAAAGACACACAGATCTGTAGACATCTTGGCAAGGAGACCACAAACATTTTAGCCTAATGGAAAGGAAATACTGTATTTTAGTAActataggggctttcgcactgaatagttctaggaactcagtTCTAGAAACtagccactaggatagttcccCAAGAATTAATTTCTCCATGTTGctggttgcattcgcaccgGGAATAGGAACTATTCAGCAGCGACTTTAAGAGCGGCATATACAAATGCTAAAAACCGGTGGATGGAAGATGCTGTGATCGAAGCTGTATTTATTGTCGTGGGTTTCGTGATAATGGAAATGgaatggaaacgcataatttacGTGACTGAAAAAGCAAAAAGTGGGGTTAAGAGACAAAATCTTctatgacaactttcagtatCAAGGGGAGGAAAAGAACACAACTCTTCAGACAACAGGTAAATGCTGTTATCATTGTTTTCTATGTTTATGAAGTAAATCTGTTTACACGGCTTTTTAAAATTGCGTTTGACCAATCAAGTTACACTCACAtcactgatagttcctatagtgctggtttagaccctactctgaagtaggagctaatttagttcccgcaaaaggagttcctagaactaaagtCGTTCCTAGTTCCTGCAGTGCGAACACGGCAAAATCCGGGTATttcagccaatagttctaggaactatgaaaaggttgCTTCGGTGCGAAAAGCCCCATATAGCGCTGAATTATAAGCTATAATTGTAAAATTAAAGATGTTCACAGTCTTCAAGTAGTTTGTACCCTTTGTATTGAGAGGGCATTTAACAGTCCAGGTCAGTCTTGTGGGATTACAGTGAAGGTGATGATTTCTGTTAATTAGGGTCACTTCCAACATCTTACTGAAGGGCTGCCATCTGTGTTCACATTAcagacaaaaaagaaaatgtatgaaagtatacatttgttaaaataCTTAGCTTGAAATGAGTTTTGCAGACAAATATAAATTGtatggtcacactttatattaggtgctTTTAATGTACTTGCATAAAAAATTATGGTTAGGTACAATGTATTTATGCTCTTCTGTAATGCAAAACACTTTTTCTGCTATTGATGTGATACGGATATGGTTAGGGTTTgctggtatgggtaggtttaagggtgggttaagcagtaagggaagggtcaacagtgtaattatagatgtaaaaataagatttatagatttaaaaaataaaacaatgtatcTATGTACACAATAAGCACATTGtatcaatttattaatttaaaatgttagtaTTACATTGTCGTTAAATATAAAAGAAGGGCCAGTTTACATTGCGTACATATTTCTTTACTGAactaaaattttaattattatttttgagcGGATTATCTGGATTGGACAGAGAAGGAAAACAGCTTACAAGTGTCCATTATCAAGCTCAAATATAAGAGTATAAGTTTGCGTGTTATTTATAGTTTTCATGActttatttttccaaaataaaataagaatgtATATTTGTGTCAAGACCAGAGTCTTTTGTCTTGAAGTCAATAATGAATAATTgaatatttcagaaaaaaaacatcattaatgTGTGTTTGAGCAGTTTCATCCATAATTACACTACAACAACAATCATGATATTAATTTTGAccatttttacataaatatcATCTacacattgaaataaaatgtaaggATAGTAAATATTAGACCTTTATTAGGACTTATTAATGCTCAAATAAAATGGTAAAATTATGAAATCATctgaaaatgacaacaaaatgAGGCTAAAGTTTGCTATGAAAGTAACCTAAGATGGAGTCTTACATACCTCTATGTGGTGTAGATGCCCTCTGCTCTCAGCTGTACATGCACAACACACTCTTCAACACACCGAATCAACTGGACTGCAAACGGTCCTTTCTCCACCCATCACTAACACACTGCATATGCCAACGTCAAGCATGTGATGGTTCTGTCATAACACTCATTGAGCTGCCTACTTAGACAGCATTGTCAGGCATCATAGGCATCTCAGCTCACACACATACTCAAATGCCACCAATGTccaaatatgaaactaaaaatTCAAATGAAACAGCCTCATGATGCATAAACTATATTTTATCTTGTGCTGTATTTTAGTATACACCAcagtatttatgtatttgcaaacttttttttatgatgCTTACATTTCAGAGCCTTAAAATAATCATTACTGATGTACAGTGTTGGACCCCTTCCCTtttacccttaaacctacccataccccCAAGCCTGTCCTtaacccgtatcccacctcaatagcagcacaagtgttttgcaatatgaatacaataagtacattgtaaaaaaaatttggtataagtacatagtagttaaagactaAAGAATATAATGTGTGACCCATTTTCAGAGAATAACCTCAAAGACGTACATTCATAAAAAGGACAAGACAAACAACACGAGTGTCAGGATCCTGTCACCAAACCAAGAATACAATCAATCAAGGTGACAGGACCCTGACAGGGAGGCACAAAGGAACCTTTGTCTAAACTGTAGTTTCTTTAGCATTGGTTGAAATGAACTTAATATGTATGTCTTAGtttaatacatatataatataatttgatACACATTTAAACTTGAGTCTGTAAAGAGGCCTCACAGCACAGCACTGTTCTCAGTCTGACCTCTAGTGTTCATAATGAGACTGACAATTTTATTAAACTCTGAAATGATAATGAAGAAAAATTGTGGTCAGTTTTTCATCAAgagatttctgttttattttgcattatctTTTTGCCTTGTTCTTTCTCAAGTAGGAGTCCACACCACTATTAGGGTTCTTATAATGTATTTTGGTGTTCATTCACCAAAATACAACAGAAGTAGAAAAGTAAGAATGAACAAACACAGTAGTGGTATTTTCTGTATTGACCCACTTAAGTGAGTAAGAAACAAAAGATGGCTGCATAGATCAATGTTTACAGTAAGTGAGATGATGACAAAAAAGCATGTACACCAATTTCCACATAGCAGCCTTGACTAAAACACACCACAAATGCCATCTGGCCTCATCTATCATTTTCACCATACAGTATTCAGATTTAAACtaatttaaatttatacattttatacattatttACTTTGTTGGTTAAAGGTTCAAAATAATCTGCACACATTTTATAAAGCACACAACTACAGCATCCTCTAATGAGGTCAGTTAACCACAGTTGCAAGATCACCACAGAACCAGAGTTGCAAGCTGGGTGACATTGTCACTAGATGTGTTTGTTTGACCACCCCTGTGTTTGTTTGTCAAACAAGCCTTAGAATCCCTTACGGAACAATAATATATGGGaatatactgcaaaatataatgCGGTATATTACACATATCCATTTATGGAAAACTAGtgcttatatttttttaatatactgcAATGTATGCATTGACCATGTATGGCTATATAttgatacatataaaatatttataaatgaagacaaaaatagcATTACATTCATAAAGTTGTATCCTTTATTAAATGTGAATGTattgtacacacatatatacacccATTCACAGAATGAGTTACAATCAGTGGTTACAACAgacttctagttcccagcatgctttgcttctgactgttaaaggagagtaaatgaagagtttatttgcaaaaacagataactccatttttatgaattctcacaaatcatgttttttttattgtgcattccaagtaataacaatcaaactgcagttgggctgttttgattaagtaaagataactctaaaaaatacaggtaaattaaaaaattaaaattcagtgaaagtatgttttatatatatattaaaagtttgttttttagcaaaagcagataactccaacagtcgtttttttggcaaaagcagataactccacatttcatgtatcatagttaaacaaaacccaagtaattgcatttaaaacactctcaaacacacatgtgcacacaaacgcacacacacacccacccacccacgcgcgcgcgcgcgcgcgcacacacacacacacacacacacacacacacaaacagatcggcacacatacacacacacgcacgctctctctctctctctcgctctctctctctctctctctctctctctctctctctctctcaaacacacacacacagatcggcacacaagtacacacacacgcactcatccacacacgcatgtgcgcgcgcgcgcgcacacacacacacacacacacacacacacacaaaaggacaaccaatttttcagcatgtaagtcgtgtatggtgtacaaggacttacaggagtcgaaatcataaatcctcgatcacttttagtgagctttgataaaacttccctcagctagcacgtctttttgaagtgactagaagccttgtcacctgacctgaatactgcgcgctgattcgctaaaacggacttatcggtttctgtacacaaagaacaagggcgcttgtcggcttctgctgtaaaacgtgaacttgcgatgcctgaaagtggacaaaaccggctcttctgacaaaatggatttagggtacagaacgtgctatatatggagaataatgcacaacacttagttcatttttttaaaaaatggcgtttatcggtttttgcaaatgaactcttcaaatgttaaaattaagtgcTATTTCTTGTGTTTTGCTCAATATTGATATAggggagatctgttagtgtttaaagttgtattgtttttggaatttaaaaggttttttggtatgtgcactctaaaaaatgctgggttaaaaacccaagttgggttgaaaatggacaaacccagcgattgggttgttttaacccagcagttgggttaaatgtttgcccaacctgctgggtagttttactaaactcaactattgtttaaaaattacagtattgcttacttaaaatgaacccaaaatatcttgaaaattaacatgtattaatatgtttgataaatgaacattttaatttaattttagattcattttaagtcagccatatagtcattttcaaacaatagttgggttaaataaaactacccagcaggttgggcaaacatttaaccctgtaaaaaggggccgttcacacagaatgcgtctttgcgtctaaaaacgcgaGACGCGGCGCTCAGGAGTGGTTTTTAAAAAAGCGCAGCGTAGAACGCGAGTGTCTCGAGACGCGCTTTTGAGACGTGAGGCAATAACGACAACAAcggaaataataaaaaaaaggtaaacaGCAGAATTGACAGATACaagttttgacatggaaaaaaagaaaataagataataatgagcACCTCCTCCGCCTTGTTGCCgtcatataaaacagttgtcatgccaactTGCTACTGTAAACAGAAGCTTGCAACGTTCGCCCCGCCTccgagttcttctgattggtcctctgttttggaactgacattgatgagcggcgcttcatgtaaaagttgaaattcttttaacttgacacggcgTCTTAAAAACGTGGCGCTCATGTGAGAGGCGCTGCAAAAGACGCGAGACGCAAGCGTAACGGTCATGCACGTCCGTCAAGcgcgtgtttacatagaaaaacaatgggaaagtagcgcattggaatagaaaaacgcgttctgtgtgaacggcccataagaatgtaataactttatttaaagagTAATGGCTGTGCACGCTATAGCACAGTCTCTTTGGTAGAAACTTTAGTACGTGCAGGTGTGCTTTTGTCAACTAACTTGAAaactttaaataattataaaatataagaaatgtgttacataatatatatatatatatatatatatatatatatatatatatatatatatatatatatatatattataaagaaTGAATAAATATGTCTGCAATATATTTGTTACAGTACAGAAAGGACAGAGACAACGGGAAACAGGTGAGTGATGTTTATTggagtgcgctgtgattgggtgaTGGTGGAGCCTTGTGTTTCTATAACAATATTATGCATGCAGTACCATATCTGATCatatataaatctatatatt is a genomic window of Chanodichthys erythropterus isolate Z2021 chromosome 14, ASM2448905v1, whole genome shotgun sequence containing:
- the zgc:113337 gene encoding OX-2 membrane glycoprotein; this translates as MFVVSLPRCLQICVSLVMVSRLQGRVSAPARLEAMVEQPFTLSCTLVKAKGESVHQIRWLDVQNQTLITYQPGQQDSVSGQQHVELATSPRDASAITIKRVSYRDEGCYTCIFDVYPRGSREGQTCLTVTTTVISEGNKTAVGGKQASLACRYALPEKVKQVLWKKIVNKAESRDVAFFAKQSDPVIEEEFVDRASLNPSLSDTELTLWPVRAEDEACYTCEFHTYPDGIKSATSCLTIFVLPKPQVSYKTASPGVIEANCTAVARPQAEIVWNVEGNDRTIGSPVTTTIQQSDGTTLVISTLTIQAGLLKDVSVKCLVHHKGLENAIAVSMNTKIGTALTILISVTTVAFLLVLCLCFCLWKCVLRKDEPEEHQLQRRGREDRQTDS